The following DNA comes from Gemella massiliensis.
ATTAGATGATTTTTTATAAATATCAACTATCTTATAAGTTTTTTCTTTATCTAATAATTTAGTTTTTACGGTTATTTCATCGCCTACATATTTTCTGAGTTTTTTTGAAAGATATTCACTTATAACTATTTCATTTTTATTTTCGGGTAGTTTTGTATTTTCAAAATATTTTGAATTCTCACTAATTCCTAAAAAGAGAATATTTTCATCAGTTTTTTTGATTGTATGATAAACACTTGCAGATATTGTTGTATATTTTTCCGCTGTTTTATTTTCAATTTCTGTCGGTGTTTTTAAGATATATTGATAGTTACACATTAAGTTTTCTTTTAATTTATTTCCATAGTTTTCAAATGTAGGTTTTGCGGAAATCCCAAAAATAAACAATATAGAAGTTATAAAAATTCCGAGTATTATTGCAACATAATCTCCTCTGTTTGATTTTACAACAGACTTTTTGAACGATCCTAAAAAATTCTTCTTGATTTTAAAATTTTTTATAGATTTGGCTTTTGCCTGATTTTTATAATGTTTTAAATTCTTTCTTAAAAAATCTAATGGAGAAAAATTTAATTTCCTATATATATATAAGTAATTAAAAATCAAAATTATAGAAATCGGAATTATTGTTGTAATTATTAGTGCTTCCAAATTAAAAGTAGGGGTGAAGCTTGGAAGATCATAAGACTTGTAGTAAACTTCTTTGAATGAGTTCGTGAAATACGTGTATCCTAAAATATTTCCCAAAATTGCTGCAAAAAAAGTTATTATTAACGAATTTGCAATATAATTTAAAACAAGTTCCGATTTTTTATATCCATTTGCGAGAAGTATTCCGATTATTTCAGATTCTTCTTGTATCTTACTTACGATAGAAAGTGCAAATATAAATCCTATTAAAATTACCATAAGACAAAGCATAGCGATCATCATAGGTCTATCTCCGCCCATATCATCTATTAGATAACTTATTGCATTATTATCTTTTTTTGTAATTTGTTCTGAAACGGTTTTTAATTTATTTGCTGATTTTAATATATTTTCGTTTTTTTCATCAATTTCTTTTTTGTTGAGATTTCGTTCGTTAAAACGGTAGGAAACTTGATATTTTAATTTACTTTCATTAAAAATATCTTTTTCTTCTTCAGATACCAAGCCGACTCCGAAGTCTATTGCATTAAATAATAAATCACTGTTTTTTTGAAATGCCGAGTTATAATCAGGTAGAGCGGCAAGCCCTACTATTTTGAAAGTATGTTCTTTTCCATCTTTAAAAAATTCTTTTTGGAATGTTATCGTATCTCCAATTTTTAAATTGTTATTTTTGGCAAACAGGTTATTTACAACTATTTCATTTTTATTTGTCGCAAGGGTACCTTCATTTATAACGGGAATATTTATGGTTGTTCTATTTTTAAAAATTCTAATTTCCTTGTCATTATTACCTTTTGTAATTCCCTTAACTTTTGTATCAATATAAGATGTTTTTTCGGCTTTTGTATTTTCTTTTTCAATAGATTTCATAATTTCATCCGTCGGATCAAAGGCGAATACTATTTTTCCGTCTTCTACAGTCCCTTTTGACATAAGGTCATAATATAATCCCTTAATACTTCCTGATGCAACCAGCATACCTGATGTTACGGAAATCATGGAAATCATAAGAATAAAGAGAAATAAATTTTTTGACCATTGTTTTTTTAAACTGCGAAAAATTCTTTTGTTTAAGTTTCTCATACTACCACTCCAATTCTTGTGCATCAACCACTTTTTCATTTTCTATTTTTTGAGCTATAGCGCCATCTTTAAGTCTTATGATTGTATTTGACATTTTTGTTATTTCTTCGTTGTGTGTTGCTATTATAATCGTAGTTTTATGTTCTTTATTGATTTTTTGAAGAAGGGATAAAATATCTTTTGAAGTTTTGTAATCAAGAGCACCTGTCGGTTCGTCACAAAGTAGTATTTCAGGTTTTTTAATTAAAGCACGGCCTATTGCACATCGTTGTTGTTGCCCGCCTGATAATTGTCTTGGATATTTATTTCTGTGTTCCCACAAACTTAAGTCTTTTATCAGTTTTTCAATATCCATAGGATTGTTGTGAATAAAAGAACCGACCTGAATATTTTCCGTTACGGTTAAATCAGGAATTAAATTATAAAATTGGAAAACAAACCCTAAATATTTTCTTCTGAAATTAGTAAGATCTTTTTGTTTTAAATTTGAAACTTCAAATTCATTTATTATAATAGAACCGCTGTCGATTTTTTCAAGTCCGCCGATTGCATTAAGTAAAGTTGATTTACCCGATCCTGAAGGACCTAATAGAGTACAAAGTGTTCCTTTTTCCAGAGAAAAATTTATATCTTTTAAAATATTGATTCTATTTTCTTTTGTTCCATAAGCTTTATTCAAATTTTTAACAACTAAAAACATAAGTTCCCCCTCATTTCATGTGTATTATTACTATCATTATACTACTATACTTGTAATTTTTAAAGAGAGATATTTAATTATTTAGTGTGATAGGAGTGCTTTTAAAAATATAATTAAGAAAAATAGTAAATTATAGTTGTTATTAAAAAATAAAATTATAATTTTGTTTTTTAATAGTATTTTAATTAGTTATATTTAATAAACTCGGAGCTTTAGAAAATTTAAAGTTCCGAGCTTAAATATTTTTAATTTTTCTGGAGGCTCTCTATATAATTTATTAATTCAATGGTAAAGCTATATTGAGAAAAGGGGGTAATCAGATAAATGCCGTTAAAGTATTTTAATACTGTGTTTAGTAGTTTTTTACTTTCTTCCAAAGCGATTTGTTGGCAAGCTGTTTTATCATTCTTTACTTCTTCCAACTTGTTAAGGAACTCTTCTGATAATTTTATTCCCGGTACTTCATTGTGAAGAAATATTGCATTGTTATAGCTTGTAATTGGCATTATACCGATAAAAAATGGAGTATCCGGATATTTTTTGCAATTTCTGAGAGTTGTTCAATTTTTTTATGTTCATAAATTGGTTGCGTAATAAAGTAATCAGCACCCGCATTTATTTTTTTCTCAATCAGCCGTTCGGTTTTATTAATATCTCTTACATTAGGATTGTAAGCTGCCGCTACTGTGAAGTTAGTGGTTTTTTTCAGTGAAGCTCCGTTATAACCTAAACCGTTATTAAGTTGTTTAATAAACGGTATAAGTTTTAGACTTGTTACATCATAAACACTTGTTGCTCCGGGGAAATCTCCAAGTTTACTGGGGTCTCCGTTGATTGCAAGAACGTTGTTAAAACCTAGTAAATCCATTCCCATAAGTCGTGATTGTAGACCGATAAGATTGTGATCACGACAGGTTACGTGTAGCAGTGTTGGAGTTGAAATATGTTCTTTTAGGATAGTCGCAGCACTTAGATTACAAATACGTGTACTTGTCAAAGAATTATCTGCTAATGTAATGGCTTCAATATTTTTTTTATCAATAGCTTTTGCCCCTTTGATAAATTTATCGATGTTTAAATGTTTAGGTGGATCCAGTTCAGCTATAATTGTAACTTTTTGTTTAACTTTATCAACAATAGTTGGCTTATTGTTAGAATCTTTTATTAATTCTTCTTCAGCGGGAAGAGGAGTTATTAATTTACGTTTAACAGGTGCCAGCCCTCTGATACCTTTTTTATAGCTCGAATATGGTCGGGTGTAGTTCCGCAACAACCACCTATAAGTCTAACACCTTCTTCAACTAATAGTTTGGCACTTTGTTCAAAATAGGTAAAGTTTCTTCTAAAACGATATTCACTACCGTTGGTTGTTTGGGTTAGTTGTAATAAACTTGCGTTAGGATATACCGATAAATAACTTTGAGCAAATAGCGGTACTTGTTTTAGACTTTTTATCATGTGATATGGACCTAGATGACAGTTTAGACCGACTATATCAGCACCGAGATTAACGAGTACGCTTAGAGAATTCGTTACTTTTTGACCGTCTTGTGTTATTCCTGCTTCAAGCAGAGAAATATTAGTTATTATAGGTAAAGATGTAAGTGGTCTTACCGCTTTAAGTACCTTCTGTATTTCTTCTAGATCGTAATATGTTTCAAAGAGTAGACCGTCTATTTTATTGGTTGCCAATAATACATTTACTTGAGCGATTGTTTCATCTACTATTTGGTCTAAAGTAAGTTCACATTCACGAAGTCCGCGAATAGCTCCGATAGTTCCTAATACAAAGTGATCTTCTCCGGCGGCTTTTCGAGCTATTTCGACCGCTTTTTTGTTGATTTCTTTAAATTTATTACTGTAGCCGTAGACTTTTAGTTGATATTTTTTTGCAGCGTAAGTATTTGTTTGAATTATGTCTGCACCGGCATTAATATATGAAAGATGTA
Coding sequences within:
- a CDS encoding ABC transporter permease, with the translated sequence MRNLNKRIFRSLKKQWSKNLFLFILMISMISVTSGMLVASGSIKGLYYDLMSKGTVEDGKIVFAFDPTDEIMKSIEKENTKAEKTSYIDTKVKGITKGNNDKEIRIFKNRTTINIPVINEGTLATNKNEIVVNNLFAKNNNLKIGDTITFQKEFFKDGKEHTFKIVGLAALPDYNSAFQKNSDLLFNAIDFGVGLVSEEEKDIFNESKLKYQVSYRFNERNLNKKEIDEKNENILKSANKLKTVSEQITKKDNNAISYLIDDMGGDRPMMIAMLCLMVILIGFIFALSIVSKIQEESEIIGILLANGYKKSELVLNYIANSLIITFFAAILGNILGYTYFTNSFKEVYYKSYDLPSFTPTFNLEALIITTIIPISIILIFNYLYIYRKLNFSPLDFLRKNLKHYKNQAKAKSIKNFKIKKNFLGSFKKSVVKSNRGDYVAIILGIFITSILFIFGISAKPTFENYGNKLKENLMCNYQYILKTPTEIENKTAEKYTTISASVYHTIKKTDENILFLGISENSKYFENTKLPENKNEIVISEYLSKKLRKYVGDEITVKTKLLDKEKTYKIVDIYKKSSNLSAFVKKEFLNEEIEQEKNFFNGYFSNEKLNIDEKYIATTIDATTITDVSKQLYDVMGPLVNAFIFLSAIFLAGFMYSLMKIITDKNTVQIAYLKIFGYTDGEISKIYIRPITITILTSLIVLTPLEIYAVREITYYSMLKFSGYLELYISAKTVILSILITLLIYAFVSVLQFYKISKMNFSEVLKNRE
- a CDS encoding ABC transporter ATP-binding protein, coding for MFLVVKNLNKAYGTKENRINILKDINFSLEKGTLCTLLGPSGSGKSTLLNAIGGLEKIDSGSIIINEFEVSNLKQKDLTNFRRKYLGFVFQFYNLIPDLTVTENIQVGSFIHNNPMDIEKLIKDLSLWEHRNKYPRQLSGGQQQRCAIGRALIKKPEILLCDEPTGALDYKTSKDILSLLQKINKEHKTTIIIATHNEEITKMSNTIIRLKDGAIAQKIENEKVVDAQELEW
- a CDS encoding methylenetetrahydrofolate reductase — its product is MRNYTRPYSSYKKGIRGLAPVKRKLITPLPAEEELIKDSNNKPTIVDKVKQKVTIIAELDPPKHLNIDKFIKGAKAIDKKNIEAITLADNSLTSTRICNLSAATILKEHISTPTLLHVTCRDHNLIGLQSRLMGMDLLGFNNVLAINGDPSKLGDFPGATSVYDVTSLKLIPFIKQLNNGLGYNGASLKKTTNFTVAAAYNPNVRDINKTERLIEKKINAGADYFITQPIYEHKKIEQLSEIAKNIRILHFLSV
- a CDS encoding homocysteine S-methyltransferase family protein; protein product: MRDLLKRLETDILVADGAMGTALYGNGLESCHENYNLTNPKSVEKIHLSYINAGADIIQTNTYAAKKYQLKVYGYSNKFKEINKKAVEIARKAAGEDHFVLGTIGAIRGLRECELTLDQIVDETIAQVNVLLATNKIDGLLFETYYDLEEIQKVLKAVRPLTSLPIITNISLLEAGITQDGQKVTNSLSVLVNLGADIVGLNCHLGPYHMIKSLKQVPLFAQSYLSVYPNASLLQLTQTTNGSEYRFRRNFTYFEQSAKLLVEEGVRLIGGCCGTTPDHIRAIKKVSEGWHLLNVN